In one window of Henckelia pumila isolate YLH828 chromosome 1, ASM3356847v2, whole genome shotgun sequence DNA:
- the LOC140881804 gene encoding oligopeptide transporter 4-like, which yields MGTMEVEAPLTNPPKFSGENGDPEAEEDEISPIEQVRLTVPTTDDPELPVWTFRMWVLGVLSCVLLSFLNQFFSYRKEPLVISQITVIVASLPIGRFMAAVLPTEGWVISVPGFGPMEFTLNPGPFNIKEHVLISIFANAGSAFGNGPAYAVMIVDIIIAFYRRKISFLAGWLLVITTQVLGYGWAGLLRKYVVEPAHMWWPSTLVQISLFKTLHEKEHQDETSDSGGKKRQMSRPKFFVIALVCSFCWYVFPGYLFRTLSSISWICWAFPKSVTAHQIGSGLNGLGVGALTLDWATVASFLFSPLISPFFAIANVFVGYFVIMYIVIPVSYWGLNVYNAKTFPIYSADLFTANGQEYDIASIVNSKFELDIDQYQKQGRINLSTFFTLTYGFGFATIAATVSHVALFYGGEIYHRYKASTKGKMDIHSRLMKKYPDIPSWWFYVLLGVTMSVALALCIFLNDEVQMPYWGLFLAAAIAFSFTLPISIITATTNQTPGLNIITEYIMGVIYPGRPIANVSFKVYGYMSMTQAVAFLSDFKLGHYMKIPPRSMFLVQFVGTMIAGTVNMGVAWWLLYTVENICNQDQYADSPWTCPSDQVFYDASVIWGLVSPKRIFGRYGNYPALNWFFLAGLLGPVVVWGFHKAFPRQSWIPLINLPVLLGATASMPPATAINYNSWILVGTIFNFFVFRYRKNWWQRYNYILSAALDAGVAFMTVLLYFTLGFENKKIHWWGTHHPEHCDFATCPTAKGIVVDHCPVF from the exons ATGGGAACAATGGAAGTCGAAGCTCCCCTCACCAACCCACCAAAATTCTCCGGAGAAAATGGCGACCCAGAAGCCGAAGAAGACGAGATTTCGCCCATCGAACAAGTACGGCTGACGGTGCCGACCACCGACGACCCGGAGCTTCCCGTATGGACTTTCCGGATGTGGGTTCTGGGGGTTCTCTCCTGCGTACTCCTCTCTTTCCTCAACCAGTTCTTTTCCTACCGAAAAGAGCCACTGGTCATCAGCCAGATAACCGTAATCGTGGCGTCTCTCCCCATCGGACGGTTCATGGCCGCCGTGTTGCCCACCGAGGGGTGGGTGATTTCGGTCCCTGGGTTCGGGCCGATGGAGTTCACCCTCAACCCGGGCCCGTTTAACATCAAGGAGCATGTGCTGATATCCATTTTCGCTAATGCCGGCAGTGCTTTCGGGAATGGGCCCGCCTATGCTGTCATGATCGTGGATATCATCATCGCTTTTTATCGAAGGAAGATATCTTTTCTGGCTGGATGGCTGCTCGTTATCACCACTCAG GTTCTTGGTTATGGATGGGCGGGGCTCCTGAGGAAGTACGTGGTTGAGCCGGCACACATGTGGTGGCCCAGCACTCTTGTCCAGATTTCCCTCTTCAA GACACTGCATGAAAAAGAACATCAAGATGAAACTAGTGACAGTGGTGGCAAGAAGCGTCAAATGTCACGGCCAAAATTCTTTGTGATTGCTCTAGTTTGTAGCTTTTGCTGGTATGTATTTCCAGGCTATCTCTTCCGGACCTTGTCGAGCATTTCATGGATATGCTGGGCGTTTCCCAAATCTGTTACCGCTCATCAGATAGGATCTGGTCTGAATGGCCTGGGAGTTGGAGCCCTCACCCTTGACTGGGCAACTGTAGCATCTTTCTTGTTCAGCCCTCTAATTTCCCCTTTCTTTGCTATTGCCAATGTTTTTGTAGGATACTTTGTCATAATGTATATTGTAATTCCCGTATCCTACTGGGGGTTGAACGTCTACAACGCCAAAACTTTCCCCATCTATTCCGCCGACCTGTTTACCGCAAATGGTCAGGAGTATGACATAGCCAGCATTGTTAACAGTAAATTTGAGCTTGACATTGATCAGTATCAGAAGCAAGGGAGAATTAACTTGAGCACGTTCTTTACTCTAACCTATGGATTTGGATTCGCCACCATCGCCGCTACAGTTTCACACGTTGCATTGTTCTACGGAGG AGAGATTTATCACCGTTACAAGGCCTCTACCAAGGGAAAGATGGATATTCACtctagactaatgaaaaagTACCCAGACATACCTTCCTGGTGGTTTTATGTACTTCTCGGGGTGACAATGTCCGTTGCTCTTGCCCTCTGCATCTTCCTGAACGACGAGGTCCAAATGCCTTACTGGGGTCTTTTTCTTGCTGCCGCCATAGCTTTCTCATTCACTCTTCCTATCAGTATTATTACTGCCACAACAAATCAG ACTCCAGGGCTTAACATAATCACGGAATATATAATGGGAGTCATTTATCCGGGTAGGCCGATAGCAAATGTCAGCTTTAAGGTTTATGGCTACATGAGCATGACACAAGCCGTAGCTTTTCTAAGCGATTTCAAGCTTGGCCATTACATGAAGATTCCTCCCAGATCAATGTTCCTTGTTCAG TTCGTGGGAACAATGATAGCAGGCACTGTAAATATGGGCGTCGCGTGGTGGCTTCTATACACGGTCGAAAACATATGCAACCAAGACCAGTATGCAGACAGTCCGTGGACTTGTCCGAGTGATCAAGTCTTCTACGATGCATCAGTCATATGGGGACTTGTGAGTCCTAAACGAATCTTTGGCCGTTATGGGAACTATCCAGCACTCAACTGGTTCTTTCTGGCTGGCTTACTAGGCCCTGTTGTTGTTTGGGGATTCCACAAGGCATTCCCAAGACAGTCGTGGATTCCGCTCATCAATCTTCCCGTGCTGCTCGGAGCAACAGCTAGTATGCCGCCTGCAACCGCTATAAATTACAATTCTTGGATACTCGTGGGGACGATTTTCAACTTCTTTGTGTTCAGATACCGTAAAAACTGGTGGCAAAGGTACAACTACATCCTTTCGGCTGCTTTAGATGCTGGTGTTGCTTTCATGACTGTTCTTCTTTACTTCACCCTGGGGTTTGAGAATAAAAAGATACATTGGTGGGGGACTCATCACCCGGAACATTGCGATTTCGCGACATGCCCCACGGCTAAAGGGATCGTAGTGGACCACTGCCCTGTGTTTTAA